A segment of the Anopheles cruzii chromosome 2, idAnoCruzAS_RS32_06, whole genome shotgun sequence genome:
ACGCACTAGACAAAACTACCTTTGAGCGGGgtaaacacacaaaagcgaTCAAACCGGAAGAGGTGAAGGAAGAAACCGGAAGCGACGGTGATGGGGACGTTCAGGTTAAGGAGGAGAGCAGTGGTGACGATGAAGAGGATAGcgaggacgaagacgatggGCACgcagaagaggaagaaggGGAAGCTGAAGAAAGTAGCGATACGGAGCAGGAAGACGAGAAACCGGAGCTGCCCCTTAAAGGCGCCGTGAAGCGCGAAAAGAAGTCCCACAGTGAGCTTGAAGAAGGTCGCACGGTGTTCGTTAAGAACCTACCGTTCGATGTGACCGCGGAAGAACTGAAAGATGTAATGGCCCAGTTCGGCATTGTGGAGCAGGTCCTGATCAACAAGGAACCCATCTCGGGACACTCGAAAGGATCGGCATTTGTCATTTTCAAACTGAAGGACTCGGCCCAGATGAGCTGCCGGCAAAGCTTCAAGTTGCAGGTGCACGATCAGTTCATTGAAATTCTGGAAGCCCTGCGCAAGAAGGACGTCAGCGAGCGGGAAAAGGCACGATTGGGTCGCCAAGCCAAGGACTCGCGCAATCTGTACCTGCTGAAGGAGGGCCTCATCATGGCCGGTTCGCCGGCGGCCAAGGACGTTTCCAAGCCGGACATGGCGCAAAGGCTGCGGCTGGAGCAGCGTAACAATGAGATGCTGAAAAACTACAATCGCTTCGTTTCCCGCGAAAGGCTAACGGTTCACAACATACCGGAACAGTTCACAAGCGACGATTTGCGAAACATGGTCCTAAAGCTCACGGCGCACAAGCCGAGCGAGTGTCGCGTCATGCGCGACACGCGTCCCTCCTTCGGCAACCCGACGGGACGGTCCCGTGGGTACGGCTTTCTCGCGTTCAAGCGGCACGAAGCGGCACTGGAGGTGTTGCGTAAGCTGAACAACAATCCGACCGTATTCGGGCGAAACCACCGTCCGATCGTTTCGTTCAGCATCGAGGATCGCAACGTGCACAACATCAAGCAAAAGCGATTGGAAAAGTCACGCGCGAACAACCCGACGTACCAGAAGAAGATGGAGGAGCTGCGCCAGAAGAAGCAACGGAAGCTGCTCACCAAGAAGGAAAGCAAGCGATTGGCAATGGAAAAGCTGGCCGTAGCTCCCAGTGCCGTGTTGCAGAAGCTCAACAACCCGAAGGCAGCGGCCCCCAGCGACGTTCCTGCTGGACCGCGGAAGAAAGAACGCAAACGGGACGCGGAAAAGATGGTCACCGCGTTCACGGGCGAGCTGTCGAAGAAGGGTAAAGCGGGTATCCGGTCGAATCGTAAGCTGCTGTCCCAAGCGGATGCCCACATGCAACGGCTGAAGGAGGAGCGcaaggagcagaaaaagaagcgCCTTCGACAGGAGCACGACCGCAACCGCAAACTGAAGGCTTCGCGCAAGGTTACGCAGAAAGTCAACCTGGTGGAGTTGCAAAAAGAGGACAGGTACTTCAAGGAAACCGTTGGAAAGTATAAGAATTTGATAAACCAAGCCACCACACGGGAAGCGAGAGGCAAATGGTATGGCGAATAAACGGCCCGAGAATGTAGAACACTGTACAGTACTTTCGATTGCCAATAAAGTAATTAACGGTGCACACGATGATTTAATATATTTGGGCTTTGTGTCTCAAGTGGGGTGCCTGGCACCGACCTaggttgctggtgctggtcgcgGACAATGGAGGACGCCTCTTGTCACGGGCGGCTAAGATTAGAAACTTTGGTCCAGTCTCGCGTCGGGACCCAGTAAATCAGTCGTCGGGTGCCTCTGCAGTAATCCCAGGCACTGGAGCAAACAGTGCGTGCTGGCAGCAGAAAGCGCTTTCAGAACCAACAGATCGGGGTCGGTGGGCGAAGGCGGTCCGGTTAGGTTCTCGATGGCCCGTGCCAACGCTGCATTGCTCAGTTCCGTCTGCTGTAGCTGCTGCCGAGCCGCACCAAACGCATCGTGAGCGGCCAATTGGTCGCGTGGAGGAAGCGCTGTACCGGTCGAATTGGAATGACTCTCAACTACGGCGCGCAATCCGTCGACCCATTCCTGGCGGGCGCGAGCATCAACGGCTCGTAACTTCATCATGTCACCCGACGCACAGTTTACCGTAAAAGTTTTCGAGTCTTCGTCACTTGGACAAATGACGGCACCGGCCAGATGCACCTGACCCCGGGGAACGTTACCCACCAGCTGGGGGGTCGAATCATCTCCTGCGGGCTCGCACAAGAAGTAACTGAGTAGGCCGCCTTGGGCATCGACACTGAACCATCGATATTGCCAACCTGCGGGAGAACAAATGGATCGTAACAAATGGCCGATCGTGAATGGAAATGGCTCAGGAAAATCATACCCTTTACCACGTTGGTGTATTTATAAAGTTGGCCACTCAGTTGCTGTCGATTCATATTTAAGACTTTATTCAGGTTCGACTCCATCGTAAGATAACAAACAAATTGTTCAGCACAACAAgaagaaaccaacaaaaagAACACTACAACGACTTTTAGACCAAAATGGCAGCAGACTTAACGAAGCAGCCCTGCTTATGTGAGAGCAAAAAAACGTATGTTCTAAAACAATCCCTAGCGTCGCTGTCAAACTATTTGAGCGGGAGGAGGAAATTGACTCCAATTTTCTCTGCACGGATTAGTTTTAGCAAATGATTAGTAAATTCATCCTTCGGCGCAACGAGCACTAGTGGGGGCACCAGGGAAACCCGCCCCGTGGGCGATGTAGTGGCGTGAAACCAGCGACGATTGTTTGGGCTTTTCCTAGGTTGCGCTGTGTGGTTGCGTGTGACGGCTGCTGGTGCGGAAAGGAAAGTGTGTGTTAAGCCAGGTAATTCACccttctttcggtggccaagaCCACCCAAagtactgctgctggggttGCCGCGCCGGATTGGTTTTCCGTACGGCCTCGCGCTCGACTTTGCTCCGGGAAGGGGGAATTTTGGGGACGCAAAGATCAGAGAAAGACAGACGCCTTCAGAACGGTCGCCGAGGGCGTAACACGCGAAGGAGCGAATGAGACGGCAACTGTGGAAAAGATGTGCCTTCGCCTCGGAAGGAAGAAGCCTGTCCGTCATTTCCTGccgttttgttatttttttttgtctggtGCCCTTTCGTCAATCGGAGTGTTTGGTTGCTTTGCAGAAAATAGCCCACAAGGATCCGACGCGGCCGCTGCTCTGTATGTCTGAATCGTGTCCGTGGTTTCGAAGCGAACCTTCGTAGGCGCGATTCGGATCGGAGCGAATCGGTTTTGCTGACAGAGAATGGACAAACAGatcgccaacagcagcagcagcaagcaggaAAACAGCTGGCAAGGGGTAAACGGCGAGGGAAACGCAGGAACCAACCGTAGGAAAATGTCATCCAACAAGAAGAACGAAAAAgaggccaccggcaccaccaccacggcgttGGACGTCGCAGTGCCCAAACAGGAGAAGATGGATTTTTTAAACGTGGATCTCGAAATATTCATGCAGGCACTAGAGAGTAAGTGCGCCATGCATGGGTCCCGAGCCCTTTCGAACGAGCCCTCTCTAACGCACACTGTCTCGTACTTCTTCCCACCACAGAACCGTCGCAAATTTATCGATTTCTACGCACCCGAAACATGCTGATGGtaagcaggcggcggcggcggcggcagttgACCCCGAAGCCCTACGAGCGTAGTTTACAGTAAGAGTGGTGCATGCACATACATACATATACTTTTTACTTTTTGCCAGCCGATATTTTTGTCCCGGAATCTGTCGTACATGCGCAACCGTTGCTTGCGATCTCACAAGTCGCGCCAGACGTTCAAAATTGACTCGATGCTCGGCCAAAAGGTAGCGAAACTGGAAGCCGAGGCGATCGCCGCTTCCATGGCAACGGCGGCAGGCGACGGCGGGAGCGTAACCAGTGAGTACTTGACGATACTGTTTCTGGGCTTCTTCGATGAGTCGACCAATTCGGCACTGTTCGACGGCTGTGGTCGCTTGGAACGGAGCGTGGTCATTGAAACGAATCTGATCAAAATCACGCACAACAAGCGGCACGCCCTTTCGTCCGGGTTGATGCAGTTTTCGGTTGGGAAGGCCAAGGCGCGGGTAAACCCGCCGAATGATGGGGACGTGCCGCCGCTCGGTGTTCGCGAGTCCAAGCGGCAGTACGTCACCATACCGATGGATATGTTCAGCACGCAGGGATCGCCCAACGGTGACACGATCGGTCCGCAGACGTCCTTCGTGCTGCTGTTTCGGATCTCGCGCTCCGTGCCGGTCGCTGGCAACGGCGCGGTGGATGTGTACTGTGGCGCTGCCGACGGCGAAAACGATGGCGAGGAACCGACGTGCAAACGGCAGAAGCTGCACATCCAAACGCGAGTTTTCGGAACGGAGCTCATCCTGTACGACAAGTACGGTCAGTGTCAGGTGACGAACGCTGACTACGAGCTGGTGATGCACGAAATCGCCGTCCAGCAGCCGACGGTCGTCGGCAAGGATGCGGGTTGGGATCGCACGATGGGACTGACGCCCGATGGGGACGAGGTGATGGAGTACTCGCCGGAGGACGAATGCAGCAATACCTCGCAGGACGACGGCGCGATGATGACGGACGTGATACGCAACGCCCTGCACGAGTACGAGGGCTGCAACATACCGCCCAAACTGAAGCTGCGGGTGCAATGGACCAAAGAAGCTTCGCTCGGGCCGTCCGAGAGCTCGAGTCCGGTGGCAGCGGAGCTGGGCGGTGCGGGGGTCGGTGAAGCGTTGCTTGGCTCGAGCGACAAGGAGAACCACAAGCCACCCGAAACCATGTCACCGTCTTCGACTTCGGCGCCCTTCAAGAAGGGACTCAACAttaacatcaacaacaacagcatcctCACGccggccgctgccaccgcagGGCCACTCGATGAGCCGCTCGGCAGTAACGGGCagtcgccgccggtggaagACATGCCGGATCCCGACCATACAAACGGCCTCGGAACCGGTGAAACGAAGGTTGTGGTGTATCAGTTCACGCACAACAACTGCTCGCGCCAGCGAACCGAGCACACCCGGGTGTTCCGTTGCCCGTGGTGTAGCATCAACTGTGGGGCACTGTACTCGCTGTTGAAGCATCTCAAGCTGAACCACGCCCGGTTCATGTTCGCGTACGTGGCGATTCCGCAGGGGGCCCAGATCGATGTGACGATGAACGAGCAGTACGATGGTTCGTACAACGGGGCGCCGCAGGATTTGTTCTTTCCCTCGGCCGCATTCACGCGCCGTTTCCTACCGGCACGCCGAACGGTGGTCACAAATCTGCTCGTTTGTCGCCCCCGGCGTCAGAAGCACTCCCTGTCGGAGTTTATCGAGTGCGAGGAAAACGAGTACGACAGCCAGCGGCCGTTCATTACCGGACACAATAGGTAAGCCCCCCGGACACCCgggaaaccgaaccgaatgacCGAACCCTAACCCTCGTTTTGCACGCTTGAAGGATGTACCACCACACCATGACCTGTTTGCCGGTGCACCCGAGGGAACTGGACATCGATTCCGAGGCGGAAAGTGATCCCCTGTGGCTGCAGCACAAGACGATGCAGATGATCGACGAGTTTACCGACGTGAACGAGGGCGAGAAGGAACTGATGAAGATGTGGAATCTGCACGTCATGAAGTACGGGTACGTCGGCGACTGCCAGATTCCGATCGCGCTGGAAATGTTCATCGATCTGCGGGGCCGCGAGCTGTGGGCCCGCAACCTGTACCGCAACTTTGTGCTCCACATGAGCTCGATGTTTGACTTTGGGCTCGTATCGGCCGACGTTATGCAGCGCACCATTCGCAAGCTCAGGGTACGTCCACTGCACTACCGGCGTGTGGCCTTTATGTGTGAACCACGTTCGgtttctgtctgtctgttgtAGAAAATATTGCACACCAATCCGGAGCTGCAGCGTACGGTTTCGGAGCATCGTGCCGAGCAGAGCACGTACTGgaacacggtggcggtgcacaGGCCCGAGAATCTGAAGCCGGAACCTAGAAGTGGCACCGGAGAACGACTAACGTCTGGCGCGGGCGCAAGTTCGTCGTCTTCCGGCACCAATGGCACCACCGTCGGAGGCAGtggcaccggtgccggcgcaggcacctccggcaccggcaccaacgCCGGCGAAGGGCAGCAACGCAAGGTGAAACCCACCATTACGCCCGCCAAAAACACGGACCCCACAGGTGAGCAGCGGACCCCACTCGTCGTCAAGCCAAGCCTTCTCGCTAGCCTTCAATTCGGATTGCGCGCGCGGTCATACTTCTTTTGTTAACACTTGTTTGTACTGTTTTGCACTTTCGTTGCTCCTTTTACTCCTTGGAACtaactttattttttcctttgcctcttttttcttcttttttccccgtttctaATCAAACGTCGTGTTCGTTGCTTCCGTGGTACTTCCattgacatcatcatcatcatcatgctcaTCATCATGCTCATCGTGCCATCATCACAGCCATATCGCCTCCCCGACGCCGTAGTGCCAGTGCCGCCGCTAACGCTGCCACGGCCGCCACCAAAGGCGCAGCcagcaacgccaacgccaaacaaacaccatcCGCGGTCACGGCGGGCAGCGCGAAAGGGGCCGCCCCTCATTCGACTGCCAAGAAAACATCCtccccatcatcgtcatcatcggcagttccatcgctgccgccgccaccatcatcctTTTCGTTGTTATGCAAAAAGCCAACCACTGCCGGCGGACTGTCCGCTTTTTCATCCAGCACTgccgctcagcagcagctgaacAAGCACCTGAAATCGATCATGTCCCCGATAATGACCAGAAGAAAATCTCTTTCCCTAGGcatccaccaccagcagtcgcagcagcgGAAGCGCACGTCGAACTGATTTTGGCATTTTCCGGCCAATCGATAGCGTGTCCTGCAGCGTGTGTCGTGGAAGTCGGACAGATAGAGAGCTTATGTTGGGCGGTCGATACCAATGATCACGAGAAGGTGGACACACATTCAGACAGGGAATCGCGACAGAGAAGTGTATCTTGTAATAGGATATTTTTTATACGTAAAATACCTTATCgcccgggagagagagagataaagggGAACACGACAAGGCCATTGGTTGGTAAACAATACGCAGCGGTGAGTATATCAAGGGCGCGATCAGTAGAGATCAGGGAGTAGATTTGGAACGACCACGGCCTCCCCGGCGTAGCATTTGTACCACACGGCAGGCGCAGAATTGCACAGGGGAACGCTACCCACCAAGGCACACCTCAACAAGGCCCGATCAAGTCCGATTGTTCGGGTCGCAGACAGAAGTGCAAATTGCCACTGTCCGGTCAGCTTCTTAGCAGAgcgtgtctgtctgtgtgtgtctgtgtgtgtgtgacaagcGAGtgtttttccccattttaGCTGTTAACTTACTGTTTAATACACTGTACCCTGCACCTGCGCTAATCCCGCGACACGGTACACACAGGTTAGCGCAGGACAGcgcagtagtagtggtagtagtagtagaaaGGTGAAGAAGAAAGTGTTCATGCACTCTCACTGCCATTCGTCTCACGTACGGATATGCaacaactaaaaacaaaactaaacaacCAAGCGCATACGTTATCGGTTAGAGAGTAGCGTCACGGGTCGGATTTCAAATTCTTAatcgccttcgccttcgttaACGGCCCCCCCCCAACCGTTCGTTTAGGGTTTTATCTTTTTGGAAGCACCTTGCGGTGACGGCACCACAACCGCCTCCTTTGTTGACGTTTGGGGAGAGCGCCGTGCAACAGCAGTGTGTAGTAGGATCGAACGATCTAGTGTTCTTCGGTTGTATTTCTGTTTTAACTGTATTgacttcttcttttttgctttacGTTCACTATGCTTTATGGTTTGCcttttcctttattttcgtttcatttggtTACTTTTGCAATTCAATCACGCAATCAAAAAGAACTTTCTGAAGTGTGGTGTGGCCCACGAGAAATTATGTGTACACTCCCGCGCCGCTCGAAGGACTCGTGCGCGCGCCCCGCGCCCAATTGCGGGGCAAGAGAGAAGCTGAATTCAAATATATAATAGACACATTAGTTATATGTATATTATACATGTACTCGGGCTTTTGATTTACTTCAGCGAACCTATACTGTGTGCTGCTAGCGTTTATtgcttttatgttttttgctgtgcttctttttctcccGTTTGTGTTTGCCGCTCTTCGATTTGCTTCGTCGccgctggtggccgcggtctttgtgttttttctttttcttttcaatccaCACGTCTTCGTCTTTCGCGCTCTCGGCAACCGGCCCGGGGTATGCTTTGCTCGGTCCCGCACCGGACGCCGTAGGCAGTTTCGGGCCGTagtactgctgctggccgtcgtCCTCCTCACCCGCCGGCACCGATTCAGTGGCACTCGATGAACCACTACCGCTGCTGGACTCACTGTCTTCCGTGTGCTTGCCTTCTTCGCCGCCATCTCCAGCCGATGGTCCGGGTGGTTTACGGAATTCGAACAAACTTTTAAAGATGCCCCGCGGTGGAGAATTGTtgcgtaaaatgtttaccTCACTGGCCGGTTTAATGGCCACGAAACTGTCGACTAGCTTAAGTTTCTGTTCGTCCGTCAGCCCAACCGGTCCCTccttcgccgacgacggtccGTCGGTTTCGCTTTCCTCATCGCTGGTGCTACAGAAAATCGATCGGAACAGATCACGCTTCTCTTCCGGTTTCTTGTTTGTCGCCTGCAGAACCTGCTCCTCGAGAGCGGACCGTGGTTTTTTCTGCTCGACCGTCCGTTTCGGTGCGACGGCATTGGATGACATTGGTCTAGCTGGCGCTGATGGGCTGCTGTCGTCGGTCGGGGGAAAATCGTTCGTAAAGAATTCCTTCGATGAAATTCGTTGCCCAGCCGCTGGAGGAGGGATGCCCGGTTTTCGGTCTACTGAGGCCGCCACAGCCGCGGCACTTGGTATTACGACTGGGGTCACGAAATCACGCCTGTTCGTGACCGGTGCCTCCAGGTAGTCGAACACCGAAAATTTAGCCTTCTCCTTGCGTCGCTTCTCTTCCGTGTTTCCGTCGTCCGCCAGCAggccaccgaacggttcgGGCACGTTGAATCGCTTACAGAGATCCTTGTGCGGTTTCCACATCGTTTGCGTTCGCTGCATTTTGATTTGCCGCGGTTCTCCGGGAGTGCCATCGAGGGTGATGGTGTTCTCCGCAATTAGCGTCGATGCAGTCACGAAACGATCGGACATTAGTCCTGCCAGCGGACGGTACATACGTTCGGCTTGCATAAACTCTTTCCGCTCACGTTCACGGTCCCAGGCGGAAAGGTTTAGCGGTTGCAGCGATTCTAGGTACTGATCGCGTGTCAGATACCGCTCCGATGGATGAAAGGCCAGGAATCGCTCGTAGCGGTCCTGCTTGTCCGGATAGGCAATGAATGGTTTAAAGCCCGCCTTTGTCGAACCGACGTACGGTTGCTCCAAAACCTTGGCTTCCTTCACCAATCCCGAAGGGATCAGATGGCTGCTGGGCTCTGTGCCGGAAGCTGGTTGTTTCTCAGTTCCTGGTTGATCCGCCACTGTTGCCCCGGACGGTTCGCTGTTGCTAGTGGGCTCGTCAGGCACCGTTCGGGCTACAATAGTTTGCTCTCCGAGGATTTCGGCCCTCGACTTTGGATCGAGATCGTGCCTTCCCAAGCCCCGAATCTTGTACTCGTTTTTTTGACGAATCTTCAAAGCCTTATCCTCGTCCAGGGGCTCAAAACGACTTCGTCGTTCTTCCCAGTGGCGAGGTTTAAAAGAATCCGGCATCGTCGATCGGAACACCTTCTTTGTCGCTTTCCGTTGGCCGCTGCTCACGGAACAGAATCCTTCCAGTGCGTTAGCTTCGCGGCCCGATTTTAGTGCCTTAACACCGGCTTTAGCCTGCCGATCTTCGAGAGAGAAATCGTACCGTGACATGTCGTCCCGGGCATACACATcgacatcatcgtcatcctctAGCGCCCCAATGCCAAAGGCTTGCCCACGGATCGACAGTTTCTTGTTGTTTCTGTCCACCACCTCGAGCGTGTCGAATAGATTGAAGCCTTTCGCCGTTCCGCCACGATCCAGACCACTATAGCCGAGGCCGAAGGTGTTATCCTTCATAGATGCCACCAGCGGATCGAAGTCGTCCGGTGCGAAGGTCAGCTCGTAGTCGGAGCAATCACTGTCCGAGTCCGATTCGGAGTGGGCATCGCTGCGTTCCGTTGTACGGCCCGGTATTTCACATCCGTACACTTTCATCACGTACTGCTCCTTGCTGGTGCGCTTGTTGGCACGTTTCTTTTCCGCCCGCGTTTGCCGCTCGCCGACACCCTGCCCTTCGCGCCAGCCCATGTTTTTCAACATCCGCACCGCCGTTTTCTCTTTGGCCGGCTCAAGCAGTGCCCGCAGCACCGGTT
Coding sequences within it:
- the LOC128277310 gene encoding RNA-binding protein 28, which gives rise to MFLDRSAQRTKQRVSCSLVLKLGFGIEIRNIPVTLAVCRANMRSKGGAARKRKREKATENNGTQQAEEEPTGEGQASGNYTKTGLRKRSRVFNHRQHRIIVRNVSYKLTEQKLRSEFERFGELEEANILKRPDGRLVGCAFLQFCRKEESERAVREMDGEVFMGRKLEVRYALDKTTFERGKHTKAIKPEEVKEETGSDGDGDVQVKEESSGDDEEDSEDEDDGHAEEEEGEAEESSDTEQEDEKPELPLKGAVKREKKSHSELEEGRTVFVKNLPFDVTAEELKDVMAQFGIVEQVLINKEPISGHSKGSAFVIFKLKDSAQMSCRQSFKLQVHDQFIEILEALRKKDVSEREKARLGRQAKDSRNLYLLKEGLIMAGSPAAKDVSKPDMAQRLRLEQRNNEMLKNYNRFVSRERLTVHNIPEQFTSDDLRNMVLKLTAHKPSECRVMRDTRPSFGNPTGRSRGYGFLAFKRHEAALEVLRKLNNNPTVFGRNHRPIVSFSIEDRNVHNIKQKRLEKSRANNPTYQKKMEELRQKKQRKLLTKKESKRLAMEKLAVAPSAVLQKLNNPKAAAPSDVPAGPRKKERKRDAEKMVTAFTGELSKKGKAGIRSNRKLLSQADAHMQRLKEERKEQKKKRLRQEHDRNRKLKASRKVTQKVNLVELQKEDRYFKETVGKYKNLINQATTREARGKWYGE
- the LOC128277311 gene encoding oxysterol-binding protein-related protein 11 — protein: MESNLNKVLNMNRQQLSGQLYKYTNVVKGWQYRWFSVDAQGGLLSYFLCEPAGDDSTPQLVGNVPRGQVHLAGAVICPSDEDSKTFTVNCASGDMMKLRAVDARARQEWVDGLRAVVESHSNSTGTALPPRDQLAAHDAFGAARQQLQQTELSNAALARAIENLTGPPSPTDPDLLVLKALSAASTHCLLQCLGLLQRHPTTDLLGPDARLDQSF
- the LOC128269496 gene encoding polycomb protein suz12-A, whose translation is MDKQIANSSSSKQENSWQGVNGEGNAGTNRRKMSSNKKNEKEATGTTTTALDVAVPKQEKMDFLNVDLEIFMQALEKPSQIYRFLRTRNMLMPIFLSRNLSYMRNRCLRSHKSRQTFKIDSMLGQKVAKLEAEAIAASMATAAGDGGSVTSEYLTILFLGFFDESTNSALFDGCGRLERSVVIETNLIKITHNKRHALSSGLMQFSVGKAKARVNPPNDGDVPPLGVRESKRQYVTIPMDMFSTQGSPNGDTIGPQTSFVLLFRISRSVPVAGNGAVDVYCGAADGENDGEEPTCKRQKLHIQTRVFGTELILYDKYGQCQVTNADYELVMHEIAVQQPTVVGKDAGWDRTMGLTPDGDEVMEYSPEDECSNTSQDDGAMMTDVIRNALHEYEGCNIPPKLKLRVQWTKEASLGPSESSSPVAAELGGAGVGEALLGSSDKENHKPPETMSPSSTSAPFKKGLNININNNSILTPAAATAGPLDEPLGSNGQSPPVEDMPDPDHTNGLGTGETKVVVYQFTHNNCSRQRTEHTRVFRCPWCSINCGALYSLLKHLKLNHARFMFAYVAIPQGAQIDVTMNEQYDGSYNGAPQDLFFPSAAFTRRFLPARRTVVTNLLVCRPRRQKHSLSEFIECEENEYDSQRPFITGHNRMYHHTMTCLPVHPRELDIDSEAESDPLWLQHKTMQMIDEFTDVNEGEKELMKMWNLHVMKYGYVGDCQIPIALEMFIDLRGRELWARNLYRNFVLHMSSMFDFGLVSADVMQRTIRKLRKILHTNPELQRTVSEHRAEQSTYWNTVAVHRPENLKPEPRSGTGERLTSGAGASSSSSGTNGTTVGGSGTGAGAGTSGTGTNAGEGQQRKVKPTITPAKNTDPTAISPPRRRSASAAANAATAATKGAASNANAKQTPSAVTAGSAKGAAPHSTAKKTSSPSSSSSAVPSLPPPPSSFSLLCKKPTTAGGLSAFSSSTAAQQQLNKHLKSIMSPIMTRRKSLSLGIHHQQSQQRKRTSN
- the LOC128278145 gene encoding G patch domain-containing protein 1 homolog, with product MEDDEETLCRYGTQLPAFEEDAVPSKKPIMVEDQIVLDSNGKRRFHGAFTGGFSAGYWNTVGSEEGWKPSEFKSSRLEKASSRRQQQPMDFMDDEDLGEFGIAPQRVQTKDDFAHTGGPSAASKAHKRRLDLSFPSGPIPGQPVLRALLEPAKEKTAVRMLKNMGWREGQGVGERQTRAEKKRANKRTSKEQYVMKVYGCEIPGRTTERSDAHSESDSDSDCSDYELTFAPDDFDPLVASMKDNTFGLGYSGLDRGGTAKGFNLFDTLEVVDRNNKKLSIRGQAFGIGALEDDDDVDVYARDDMSRYDFSLEDRQAKAGVKALKSGREANALEGFCSVSSGQRKATKKVFRSTMPDSFKPRHWEERRSRFEPLDEDKALKIRQKNEYKIRGLGRHDLDPKSRAEILGEQTIVARTVPDEPTSNSEPSGATVADQPGTEKQPASGTEPSSHLIPSGLVKEAKVLEQPYVGSTKAGFKPFIAYPDKQDRYERFLAFHPSERYLTRDQYLESLQPLNLSAWDRERERKEFMQAERMYRPLAGLMSDRFVTASTLIAENTITLDGTPGEPRQIKMQRTQTMWKPHKDLCKRFNVPEPFGGLLADDGNTEEKRRKEKAKFSVFDYLEAPVTNRRDFVTPVVIPSAAAVAASVDRKPGIPPPAAGQRISSKEFFTNDFPPTDDSSPSAPARPMSSNAVAPKRTVEQKKPRSALEEQVLQATNKKPEEKRDLFRSIFCSTSDEESETDGPSSAKEGPVGLTDEQKLKLVDSFVAIKPASEVNILRNNSPPRGIFKSLFEFRKPPGPSAGDGGEEGKHTEDSESSSGSGSSSATESVPAGEEDDGQQQYYGPKLPTASGAGPSKAYPGPVAESAKDEDVWIEKKKKKHKDRGHQRRRSKSKSGKHKREKKKHSKKHKSNKR